From the genome of Streptomyces sp. JH34:
GGCCGTTGCTCCGCGAGCGAGCCGGCCAGTGCCAGGACGAACACGATCGGCAGGAAGCGGCCGAGCAGCATCGCGATGCCGATGGTGGTGTTGAACCACTGTGTGTCGGCGTCGAGCCCGGCGAAGGCGGAGCCGTTGTTGTTGGCCCCGGAGGTGTAGGCGTAGAGGATCTCGGAGAATCCGTGCGCACCGTTGTTGGTCATGGAGTCGGCCGGGGTCGGCAGTGCGAGCGCCACCGCGGTGAAGCCGAGGACCAGCGCCGGGGTGACCAGGATGTAGCACGCCGCGAGCTTGATCTGGCGGACACCGATCTTCCTGCCGAGGTACTCCGGTGTGCGGCCGACCATGAGACCGGCGATGAACACCGCGATGACCGCCGTGACCAGCATGCCGTAGAGGCCCGAACCGACACCACCGGGCGCGATCTCGCCCAGTTGCATGCCCAGCATGGTGATGCCGCCGCCGAAGCCCGTGTACGAGGAGTGGAAGGAGTTGACCGCACCGGTCGACGTCAGGGTGGTCGCCACGGCGAAGATCGACGAACCTCCGATGCCGAAGCGGGCCTCCTTGCCTTCCATCGCCCCGCCGGCCAGCTCCAGGGCCGGGCCGTGGTGGGCGAACTCGGTCCACATCATCAGGGCGGTGAACCCGATCCAGATGGTGGCCGTCGTCGCGAGGAGCGCGTAACCCTGCCGGAGGTTCCCGGTCATGCGGCCGAACGTCCGGGTCAGGGCGAACGGGATCAGGAGGATCAGGAAAATCTCGAAGAGGTTGGAGAAGGGGGTCGGATTCTCGAAGGGGTGCGCGGAGTTGGCGTTGAAGTAGCCCCCGCCGTTCGTCCCCAGCTCCTTGATGACCTCCTGCGAGGCGACCGCGCCGCCGTTCCACTGCTGTGCGCCGCCCTTGAACTGCCCGACCTCGTGGATGCCGGAGAAGTTCTGGATGACACCGCACGCCACCAGCACGACCGCGCCGACCACGGAGATCGGCAGCAGGACGCGCACGGTGCCGCGCACCAGATCCGCCCAGAAATTACCTAGTTCGCCGGTGCGGGAGCGCGAGAACCCCCGTACGAGTGCCACCGCCACGGCCATCCCGACCGCCGCCGAGACGAAGTTCTGGACCGCCAGGCCGCCGGTCTGGACCACGTGACCCATGGCCTGTTCGCCGTAGTACGACTGCCAGTTGGTGTTCGCCACGAAGGACGCCGCGGTGTTGAAGGCCTGGTCCGGGTCGATCGACACGAAGCCGAGCGAGCCGGGAAGGATTCCCTGGAGGCGCTGGAGCGCGTAGAGGAAAAGCACACTCACCGCGGAGAACGCCAGTACGGCGCGCAGATAGGCGGGCCAGCGCATCTGGGCCGAAGGATCGGCTCCGACGGCGCGATAAATCCATTTCTCCGGCCTGTAATGCTTTTCCGACGAGTACACCCGGGCCATGTGGTCGCCGAGCGGACGGTATACCAGGGCGAGCGCGGATATCAGTGCGAGCAATTGGAGCGCACCAGCTGTTACGGGGCTCATGTCGAGCGTCAGAACCTCTCCGGGTACACAAGCGCGAGGACGAGGTAGACCAGGAGGGAGACGGCCACGACCAGGCCGGACATGTTCTCGGCGGTCACAGTTTCGTCACCCCCCTCGCAATGAGAGCCACCAGCGCGAAAACCGCGACCGTGGTGGCGACGAAGGCCAGATCGGCC
Proteins encoded in this window:
- the kdpA gene encoding potassium-transporting ATPase subunit KdpA, with amino-acid sequence MSPVTAGALQLLALISALALVYRPLGDHMARVYSSEKHYRPEKWIYRAVGADPSAQMRWPAYLRAVLAFSAVSVLFLYALQRLQGILPGSLGFVSIDPDQAFNTAASFVANTNWQSYYGEQAMGHVVQTGGLAVQNFVSAAVGMAVAVALVRGFSRSRTGELGNFWADLVRGTVRVLLPISVVGAVVLVACGVIQNFSGIHEVGQFKGGAQQWNGGAVASQEVIKELGTNGGGYFNANSAHPFENPTPFSNLFEIFLILLIPFALTRTFGRMTGNLRQGYALLATTATIWIGFTALMMWTEFAHHGPALELAGGAMEGKEARFGIGGSSIFAVATTLTSTGAVNSFHSSYTGFGGGITMLGMQLGEIAPGGVGSGLYGMLVTAVIAVFIAGLMVGRTPEYLGRKIGVRQIKLAACYILVTPALVLGFTAVALALPTPADSMTNNGAHGFSEILYAYTSGANNNGSAFAGLDADTQWFNTTIGIAMLLGRFLPIVFVLALAGSLAEQRPVPDTAGTLRTDKPLFAGLLVGTILVLTGLTYFPALALGPLAEGLAS
- the kdpF gene encoding K(+)-transporting ATPase subunit F yields the protein MTAENMSGLVVAVSLLVYLVLALVYPERF